The following proteins come from a genomic window of Halictus rubicundus isolate RS-2024b chromosome 8, iyHalRubi1_principal, whole genome shotgun sequence:
- the Oli gene encoding basic helix-loop-helix family member olig, whose product MRSYDGESSSTEDDDRREGLPEAHLQQGSWQRSASHPTWAWEHRSTHPLPPQSTASLESMYSVPGASHPSVSAPPAGYSSEHPQSAPGRRTPLGAVGLGGFYFQQQPQPHASSSALSDENRPDHERPGASRLNCPPKSKTTRQGKSMRLNINARERKRMHDLNDALDELRSVIPYAHSPSVRKLSKIATLLLAKNYILMQGNALEELRRVIAVLQSPHAHTTALPPTPVSYDLLHGFPGKLFQGVQDMPGLPSSDPQSVTAGGPPTDGAVTSGESN is encoded by the exons ATGAGGTCGTATGACGGCGAGAGCAGCTCGACCGAGGACGACGACAGGAGGGAGGGTCTTCCCGAGGCGCATTTGCAGCAAGGATCCTGGCAGAGATCGGCTTCTCATCCCACATGGGCTTGGGAGCACCGTAGCACT CATCCGCTGCCGCCGCAATCCACAGCGTCGCTAGAGTCCATGTACTCGGTGCCAGGAGCGTCTCATCCAAGTGTTTCCGCCCCTCCAGCTGGCTACTCGTCGGAACACCCTCAAAGTGCACCTGGAAGGAGGACTCCCCTGGGCGCCGTCGGCCTCGGCGGCTTCTATTTTCAGCAGCAACCGCAACCACATGCTTCTTCGAGCGCTCTGTCTGATGAAAACAGGCCTGACCACGAGAG ACCCGGCGCGTCCAGATTAAACTGCCCGCCGAAATCGAAGACCACCAGGCAGGGGAAAAGCATGCGTTTGAATATTAACGCGAGGGAGCGCAAGAGGATGCACGATCTGAACGATGCGCTTGATGAGCTGCGGTCTGTTATCCCGTACGCTCATAGTCCGTCCGTGAGAAAGCTGTCGAAGATTGCCACCCTCCTCCTGGCGAAGAACTACATCCTCATGCAAG GTAACGCACTGGAGGAGCTGAGGAGAGTGATAGCAGTGTTGCAATCGCCGCACGCTCACACAACCGCTCTGCCGCCCACACCTGTCTCCTACGACCTCTTGCATGGTTTCCCGGGCAAGCTGTTCCAAGGTGTGCAGGACATGCCGGGACTTCCATCGAGCGATCCTCAAAGCGTCACAGCCGGCGGACCTCCGACCGACGGGGCTGTGACCAGCGGAGAATCAAACTAG
- the LOC143356372 gene encoding uncharacterized protein LOC143356372, with amino-acid sequence MHRCLCIRNRRENDRAGWPMVCRASIDWRYLRWSLVTTDARLIAATYRSTANRKRLGSTSVHRRFAWVFIHRENRPSRPSPHRYFRRRAITAWAHAFSRIKFKTLRTDFPGECSERKDQERCNKSRRHGPSENAGIFRVPGCQRVANRSEHVVVLALTNSFTKRLPWDTSTEPSNDHTMARSSTSNSSLQASFEPPSRHAHNIPCRSEHARRKVLPEGRKTIE; translated from the exons ATGCACAG GTGTTTGTGTATACGAAACCGACGTGAAAATGATCGCGCAGGCTGGCCAATGGTCTGTCGCGCTAGCATCGACTGGCGATATTTGCGCTGGTCGCTCGTGACAACGGATGCTCGTCTGATCGCGGCGACATATCGTTCGACGGCTAACAGGAAACGACTCGGATCGACATCCGTGCATCGTCGTTTCGCATGGGTTTTCATCCATCGCGAAAATCGTCCTTCCCGGCCGTCACCGCATCGATATTTTCGGCGACGAGCGATCACAGCGTGGGCGCATGCCTTCTCGCGCATCAAGTTCAAAACTTTGCGAACGGATTTTCCTGGAGAATGCAGCGAAAGAAAAGATCAGGAAAGATGCAATAAGTCCCGGAGGCACGGCCCCTCCGAGAATGCAGGTATCTTTCGCGTGCCAG GTTGCCAACGGGTTGCCAACCGGTCCGAGCACGTCGTGGTCCTGGCACTGACCAACTCTTTCACGAAACGGTTACCGTGGGACACAAGCACCGAGCCATCAAACGATCACACCATGGCGCGCAGCAGCACCAGCAACAGCAGCTTACAAGCCAGCTTCGAGCCACCGTCAAGGCACGCACACAATATACCCTGTCGAAGCGAGCACGCACGGCGTAAGGTCCTCCCAGAAGGACGGAAGACGATCGAGTGA